In Acidimicrobiales bacterium, the sequence CAGCGGGCTCTCGAGCGGCTCGGACAGCGGCCCCAACGGCACCAAGCAGTCGGTCACCACCTTCCACGGCCAGTCGGCTCTGCCGATCAAGTCCACCGACGGCACCGTTTACGTTGCGACCAGCGGGCCGCCCTACCTGCTCGGTCTCCAGGGCGGAAGTCAGGGAACGCTGACCTTCGACCAGTTCAACTCGGCCACCGCCCCGGCCGTTCCGACGGGTGCCGTCGACTTCGGCGACCTGAGCGGCGGCTCATAGGCCAACCTCGTAGGCCGACACCGTGGGCCGTAGAGGACTCGAACCTCTGACCCCTTGCGCGTCATGCAAGTGCGCTACCAACTGCGCCAACGGCCCGGTGGGCGGCCAGGGTACCAGGTCACTGCCGGAACGGCGCCGGCCCGGGGACCTGCCGGCGGACCGGTGGGCTAGGGCCGCACCTCGTCCACCCGGCCCGTCCTGACGTCGTAGACGAAGCCCCGGACGGCGTCCTTCCGCCCCAGGAAGGGACTGGCGTGGATCCGCGCCAGGGACTGGCGCACGTCGCTCTCCACGTCGGTGAAGGTCTCTACCGCCCAGCCCGGGCGGATGCCGGTCTCGTCCTGAAGCTGGCGGGCGAAGTCCTCTCCGCGGAAGCCCATCATCCCGCACTCGGTGTGGTGCATGACCATGATCTCCTCGGTGCCGAGCAGGCGCTGGGAGATGGCCAGCGAGCGGATGGCGTCGTCGGTGACGGCGCCGCCGGCGTTGCGGATCACGTGGGCGTCCCCGGGCTGCAGTCCGAAGATGGCATGGACGTCGATGCGGGCGTCCATGCACGTCACGATCGCCACGCGGCGGGCCGGCGGGGCAGGGAGGTTTCCGTTGTTGAACGAGACGGAGGCGGCCTGAGCCCGCTCGATCAGCTCGTCGATGACCACCACCGCAACTTAGTCAGGCAGTGGCGGCGGGAGCTCACCCCGTCGAGGGCAGCGCGGCCAGAACCTCTTCGACCGAGGCATGGTCGGCGGTGTGGGCGTCCATGTGCTCGTACCGCACGATCCGACCGGGACCGACGATGAACGTGGCCCCCAGCTGGTTCACCCGCTTGCCGCTCTTCTTGATCCGGAAGCCCTGCCGGTGGGCCTGGCGGGCGCCCTTCATGCTGCGCGGGTCAAGGAGCAGAGTGGCGAAGTTGACCTTCCGCACCGACGCCGCCCGCGCCGCCGCCCCGTCGTCGTCCACCAGGACCGGGAACGGGACGTCCTCGTCCTCGACGAAGCGGCGGGCGTAGTCCACGTCACCCGTGCCGATGGCGACCACCTCGCCGCCCTGCCCCTTGATCTCCTCGTATCGGCCGCGCAACTGCGCGGCATGCTGGCGGCAGAGCAGTCAGCCGAAGTGGCGCAGGTAGACCAGGATCACCGGTCGTCGGGACCACAGATCCCCCAGCCGGTGGGTG encodes:
- a CDS encoding carbonic anhydrase, with translation MVIDELIERAQAASVSFNNGNLPAPPARRVAIVTCMDARIDVHAIFGLQPGDAHVIRNAGGAVTDDAIRSLAISQRLLGTEEIMVMHHTECGMMGFRGEDFARQLQDETGIRPGWAVETFTDVESDVRQSLARIHASPFLGRKDAVRGFVYDVRTGRVDEVRP
- a CDS encoding AhpC/TSA family protein, translating into MLCRQHAAQLRGRYEEIKGQGGEVVAIGTGDVDYARRFVEDEDVPFPVLVDDDGAAARAASVRKVNFATLLLDPRSMKGARQAHRQGFRIKKSGKRVNQLGATFIVGPGRIVRYEHMDAHTADHASVEEVLAALPSTG